Proteins encoded in a region of the Uloborus diversus isolate 005 chromosome 1, Udiv.v.3.1, whole genome shotgun sequence genome:
- the LOC129221535 gene encoding uncharacterized protein LOC129221535 encodes MSEMSAVQIPQYHRSDPSLWFVMCESTFELATKKPITDSKTKYNYVVAHIPPDTASLIRDVLMKPDKTDPYSHINKELINRSGESSQQEIRKLLSGEELGSRKPSELLQNMKGRAETLNVAENLMLEFFLQHLPSSVQTILAAVSELTLDKAAEIADRIIEVSPSSTETFAVSNKTEPTLETKFLGEIEKLHKRIDRLSYSRGRSPNRRNNGSRERSVSRRRDFSICWYHRRFGKKCREEKCVKPCKWQGNKTSKE; translated from the coding sequence ATGTCTGAAATGAGTGCAGTACAAATACCCCAGTACCATAGATCAGATCCTAGTCTATGGTTTGTAATGTGCGAAAGTACTTTTGAACTTGCTACTAAAAAGCCCATAACTGATTCGAAAACAAAATACAATTACGTAGTTGCACATATTCCTCCTGATACAGCTTCTTTAATAAGAGATGTATTAATGAAACCAGATAAAACCGATCCTTATTCCCATATTAATAAAGAACTTATAAATCGGTCTGGGGAATCATCCCAACAAGAAATTCGAAAGTTACTTTCAGGGGAAGAATTAGGCTCTCGCAAACCATCTGAATTGCTACAGAACATGAAAGGTCGCGCCGAAACTTTAAATGTAGCTGAAAATTTAATGCTAGAgttttttttgcagcatttgccATCTTCAGTCCAAACAATTTTAGCTGCAGTTTCTGAACTTACTTTAGACAAAGCTGCAGAAATTGCCGATAGGATCATAGAAGTTTCACCATCTTCCACGGAGACTTTTGCAGTGTCTAATAAAACTGAACCAACACTTGAGACTAAATTTCTTGGCGAAATTGAAAAGTTACATAAAAGAATAGATCGTCTTTCCTATTCTCGCGGTCGTTCGCCCAATCGCAGAAACAATGGGTCTCGCGAAAGGAGTGTCTCTCGTAGGCgtgatttttcaatttgttggTATCATAGACGCTTTGGAAAAAAATGTAGAGAAGAAAAATGCGTAAAACCTTGCAAGTGGCAGGGAAACAAAACGAGCAAGGAATAG